A region from the Serinibacter arcticus genome encodes:
- a CDS encoding DUF4191 domain-containing protein: MARSSSGSSEPTKPKVKKRRWYHQVWDVFQMTRKADPSVPWIMLGILVASAGVGFGVGALFNQGPYGLFLGIPLGILIATIFLSRRAERAAYSSLEGQPGAVSAALGTIRRGWNIEEQPVAVDARSQAMVFRAIGRPGVVFIADGGSRGVQQRLLEGERKRATRLVPDVPVHLIQTGREEGQVPLPKVAAAVRKQKGKLTPAEVAEITKRLKALGAARIPVPKGVDPTRMRPDRKGMRGR, encoded by the coding sequence ATGGCCCGTTCATCATCTGGCTCGTCCGAGCCCACGAAGCCCAAGGTCAAGAAGCGCCGCTGGTATCACCAGGTCTGGGACGTCTTCCAGATGACGCGGAAGGCCGACCCCAGCGTCCCCTGGATCATGCTGGGCATCCTCGTGGCGTCCGCCGGTGTCGGCTTCGGCGTCGGAGCCCTGTTCAACCAGGGACCGTACGGCCTCTTCCTCGGCATCCCGCTCGGCATCCTGATCGCGACGATCTTCCTGTCGCGACGGGCCGAGCGCGCCGCGTACTCGAGCCTCGAGGGTCAGCCCGGTGCCGTCTCCGCCGCACTCGGCACGATCCGTCGCGGCTGGAACATCGAGGAGCAGCCCGTCGCCGTCGACGCCCGCTCGCAGGCCATGGTCTTCCGCGCGATCGGACGCCCCGGCGTCGTGTTCATCGCCGACGGCGGCTCGCGCGGCGTGCAGCAGCGCCTCCTCGAGGGCGAGCGCAAGCGCGCGACGCGCCTCGTGCCCGACGTCCCGGTCCACCTGATCCAGACGGGTCGCGAGGAGGGGCAGGTCCCCCTGCCCAAGGTCGCCGCCGCCGTCCGCAAGCAGAAGGGCAAGCTGACGCCCGCCGAGGTCGCCGAGATCACCAAGCGCCTCAAGGCGCTCGGCGCCGCGCGGATCCCGGTGCCCAAGGGCGTCGACCCCACGCGCATGCGCCCCGACCGCAAGGGCATGCGCGGCCGCTGA
- a CDS encoding TIGR01777 family oxidoreductase yields the protein MSTDQPGATVLVGGASGLIGSPLVAHLEATGTRVRRLVRRPASGPDEVTWAPEDGVLPDSAFDGVSAVVVLSGAGVADKRWTSSRRRELLRSRTSTTSLIARRMAEVGGPRRLVAGSAVGFYADRDEEELTETSGPGEGFLAELTQAWEAAAQPARDAGLSVAHARTGLVLTPDGGALGRLLPLLRLGVAGPMGHGRQWWPWITLTDEVRALAHLVTSDVTGPVNLTAPEPLRNAELTRVLARALNRPATVPVPGIALRIGLGGFAAELLNSQRVLPTVLEADGFVFTHPRLEAAAAELVG from the coding sequence ATGAGCACTGATCAGCCCGGAGCCACCGTCCTCGTGGGCGGTGCCTCCGGGCTGATCGGTTCCCCCCTCGTGGCGCACCTCGAGGCGACCGGAACTCGTGTCCGCCGCCTCGTGCGGCGCCCGGCGTCGGGACCCGACGAGGTCACGTGGGCGCCCGAGGACGGCGTCCTTCCCGACTCCGCGTTCGACGGCGTCTCCGCCGTCGTCGTGCTGTCCGGTGCGGGTGTCGCCGACAAGCGGTGGACCTCGTCGCGGCGGCGCGAGCTGCTCCGTTCGCGCACCTCCACCACCTCGCTGATCGCCCGCCGGATGGCCGAGGTCGGCGGACCCCGCCGCCTGGTCGCCGGCTCGGCGGTCGGCTTCTACGCCGACCGCGACGAGGAGGAGCTGACGGAGACCTCCGGACCCGGTGAGGGGTTCCTCGCCGAGCTGACCCAGGCGTGGGAGGCCGCGGCGCAGCCCGCGCGCGACGCCGGGCTGTCGGTCGCGCACGCGCGCACCGGGCTGGTGCTCACGCCCGACGGCGGCGCGCTCGGCAGGCTGCTCCCCCTGCTGCGCCTCGGCGTCGCCGGTCCGATGGGGCACGGCCGCCAGTGGTGGCCCTGGATCACCCTGACCGACGAGGTCCGCGCGCTCGCGCACCTGGTGACCTCCGACGTCACCGGTCCCGTCAACCTCACGGCCCCCGAACCGCTGCGGAACGCCGAGCTCACGCGGGTGCTGGCCCGCGCCCTGAACCGCCCCGCGACGGTGCCCGTCCCCGGGATCGCCCTCAGGATCGGTCTCGGTGGCTTCGCCGCAGAGCTCCTGAACTCCCAGCGCGTGCTGCCGACTGTCCTCGAGGCCGACGGCTTCGTCTTCACCCACCCGCGCCTGGAGGCGGCGGCCGCCGAGCTCGTCGGCTGA
- a CDS encoding SRPBCC domain-containing protein, which produces MTTTERPRPALDRRRRRRRRALVALGIVVVLVGAALGQRAHPYRLESTVEIDAPREVVWDVLTDFGAYPEWNPALVGMAGELAVGETLRFATDASDDALVFEPVVREVRPEEELRWEGRLLLGGLFDGEHSFELRETDTGGTVLVQVEDFRGIAVPFLTGWLRENTLPDFVAMNDALRERAEAGAVAIDDA; this is translated from the coding sequence ATGACGACGACGGAACGCCCCCGCCCGGCGCTCGACCGACGACGCCGGCGCCGCCGTCGCGCGCTGGTGGCGCTCGGGATCGTCGTCGTCCTCGTCGGCGCCGCCCTCGGGCAGCGCGCCCACCCCTACCGGCTCGAGTCGACGGTGGAGATCGACGCCCCGCGCGAGGTGGTGTGGGACGTGCTCACGGACTTCGGTGCCTACCCCGAGTGGAACCCGGCGCTCGTCGGCATGGCCGGGGAGCTCGCCGTCGGGGAGACGCTGCGGTTCGCGACGGACGCCTCCGACGACGCCCTGGTGTTCGAGCCCGTGGTGCGCGAGGTGAGACCGGAGGAGGAGCTGCGCTGGGAGGGGCGGCTCCTGCTCGGCGGTCTCTTCGACGGCGAGCACTCCTTCGAGCTGCGGGAGACCGACACGGGCGGGACCGTTCTCGTGCAGGTCGAGGACTTCCGCGGAATCGCCGTGCCGTTCCTCACGGGGTGGCTGAGGGAGAACACGCTCCCCGACTTCGTCGCGATGAACGACGCGCTGCGCGAGCGCGCCGAGGCCGGCGCCGTCGCCATCGACGACGCGTGA